TCAGTTTATTCCCCCAGAGTGCTCTGAGCTGTAaaaatgccatggaggctagccaggagcaaggggggtactgcacgaagaagacacgttagaaatatagcagtgttgcatcttacgacagccagtatattcccccaagattcctcccagctgtaaagaatgccatggaggctagccaggagcaagggggggtACTGCActaaagaagacacattagaaatatagcagtgttgcatctttcTACAGTCAGTTTATTCCCCCAGAGTGCTCTGAGCTGTAaaaatgccatggaggctagccaggagcaaggggggtactgcacgaagaagacacattagaaatatagcagtgttgcatctttcTACAGTCAGTTTATTCCCCCAGAGTGCTCTGAGCTGTAaaaatgccatggaggctagccaggagcaaggggggtactgcacgaagaagacacgttagaaatatagcagtgttgcatctttcGACAGTCAGTTTATTCCCCCAGAGTGCTCTGAGCTGTAaaaatgccatggaggctagccaggagcaaggggggtactgcacgaagaagacacgttagaaatatagcagtgttgcatcttacgacaggcagtatattcccccaagattcctcccagctgtaaagaatgccatggaggctagccaggagcaaggggggtactgcacgaagaagacacgttagaaatatagcagtgttgcatcttacgacagccagtacattcccccaagcttcctcccagctgtaaagaatgccatggaggctagccaggagcaaggtaCTCTTCACCTGAGTAATTTGTGAGGACAATCCAAGAAGCGGGACCTACCTTTACCTCCCTTccgaacaataaaatattagtggtttagtgtcttgctcataCGGACaacagaccagggcccaacttcctGGATCTACTTATTGCCGAATTTGGTGCTTATGATTACAATTGTCCTCTTTATTTAAActgtgcaagtgccaaatttctgcgctagttgTGTAAGCAAAGACTGCCTTCGTATAGCATGGAGTACATTCAAGCAAAGATTCACTGCTAACAAGTGTAACTTGTTAACGTAAGGGCAGAATTACTTGCTTCTTTAAACTCCGATTCTTTGAttttggtaagcagagccattaggCCCAACTAATCCATCACAATCGactaataaaaaatactaaGACCTTTTGTGCAGTACGTTTGACTGCAAAGCCATGTATGCCACAACTACGATTCTAACCCAATGTTGTTTACAATTCTCTTCCATTTTGCAGTTTCCATCTCAGAGAAAGTAAGAATTTATCATCAGGATGGTTGACATCATTAAGCCAGCTAGTATGGTCCTTGATGTGATCAAGGAGATATACACCATTGTGGAGAAAGTGAAGTCCTTTAAGAGTAGCAGCGAGACTCTTCAAGGTCGGATTGCAAAATTGACACCAGCCATCAAGAAACTCGCCACCAGTGAGAACAAAGAAATGAACCAAAAGAGTCTGAAGAAAGCAGCAGTGGAGGGTCTGCTGGTACTTGTAGAGAAGATCAAAAATTTCCTCGCCTCACTTACAGATGACTCCTTCTTCAAGAAGTTTGTAAATGCAAACAAGATTGGAAAACGGTTCGACGAATACAGCGAGCAGTTGGATAATCTATTGAATGATTTTCAGTTTCTTTCGCTCGTGCAAATCGAAGAGGCGAGTTTCAATCGCATTAAACAAGATGAAGAAGACCGTAAGGAAGatctgaaatattttcttcaaaacacACAACGCCTCGAAGGACTAGAATTGGGTACGTCAGTAGGTTCTTAGCTTAACTTTAGGGGGGGTATACAAAAGAATACAGATTGGTGTTCTGTTCGGTAAAAACTTTTCTTAAAATCTTTTCCTGTCGACCTTTTATATCCAAGGAAGTGAAACTCCTGAACTAGGAAGGATG
The sequence above is drawn from the Asterias rubens chromosome 9, eAstRub1.3, whole genome shotgun sequence genome and encodes:
- the LOC117294320 gene encoding stress-activated protein kinase alpha-like, with amino-acid sequence MVDIIKPASMVLDVIKEIYTIVEKVKSFKSSSETLQGRIAKLTPAIKKLATSENKEMNQKSLKKAAVEGLLVLVEKIKNFLASLTDDSFFKKFVNANKIGKRFDEYSEQLDNLLNDFQFLSLVQIEEASFNRIKQDEEDRKEDLKYFLQNTQRLEGLELGQQQITDEIRKTSEKSEHNFYPGQDGGPKEIDMHKLENKTELSGERFIYKASYMKETVVLKVYEEGSNLNEEPMIIMEYMERGNLRHVLDTTDPSMLPFHRRIQMALDGALGLYRIHNMDRAMVHRDLASHRFLVNAKWEVKVICHLAFEFFH